The Silene latifolia isolate original U9 population chromosome 4, ASM4854445v1, whole genome shotgun sequence region ATCGTAGATGGATATAGTTCCTCTCAAAAAATGAGAGTGGATAATACAAATGGATGAGAAATGATTACTCCACTTGCCCTTCTATTTATAATTTGTGAAAGGGCCACTATCCATttacaactttagacggataaTATCCATCTACCTGAGACAGATTGATTTATCAAAGTAATGTTCATATAGGATTGAGAAATCTCACCTTAGATAAGGAACATACAGAGTACATGTTATTGGCAATGACGTGCCTAATTTATGTCCAGTAAGGAAAAAAATATGGAAAATGCAAGCCGTATTCTTGAAGTTTGGTATTTTGTCCGAAATATCCAATTTTTTGATAcggaaaactttaagaggctataactcgtgtttaTGAGTTCAAAaactaataatttttttttcaaatcgatcatcttttcgagaactacgatttcagaaaacaaaaaaaaatgttgtATTTGGATTTCGTGGCTTGAAGTTATTGTATGTCAAAGTTTTTttgaccgaacaaactttgagtgaccatatctcttggtcacgaaATCCAATctcgacaattttttttcaagtcgtagttctcggaaagatgatcaatttaaaaaaaaaattcgttaCTTTCTGAGCTCGTAACCACGAGTTATTGCCTCTTAAAATTTTCCGGATCAAAATATTGAGTATTTCGGACAAAATATCAAACCTCAAgggtagggatggcaatgggtagggtctgggtagggtccgcctagacccggacccgacccgagattatccctttggacccgtacccgacccagacccgcaagggtctaaaatttgaggacccatacccggaccctatgggtaagggtagggtcaGAATCTACCCGTGGTCCGAGTTTTACCACTTTAATAATAAGATTAACGgtatggggtctataatattaaaaaaaaattcatattactttaacattatgagtttattaatgcCATtagttaatggtggttgtcgatTCATCacggctattagagaggtggttacCGAGTCGCGATCGTCTTTGTGGTGATGGTTTTCATGTCGtcggtggagtggtggtattgtcggaagagtttggttgggttttatcactttatgggatgagggaagagaaagagactttagttgagTTTCTGATCTGCACAAGTATGAATTgagaaaagttgtaattttgattttttttctttaataaagggtctaagggtcgggtatgggtctcataacttagacccggacccagacccgaaatattttcttaagatccatacccgacccatacccattgggtctgaaaaaatgagacccatacccgacccattagggtccgaccctcagggtctgggtcgggtccccgacccactgccatccctactcAAGGGTACTGCGTGCATTTTCCGAAACAAATATTCAACCAACTACGAATACTATTATAACACATTATTGGCCATCAGAGtacccacattgaagaggattCACCATCCTCTTAGGACTCTCTCTCATctaagaggatgtcctcttcaatgtggatacATCCTCTTAGTGTCCTCTttaaagaggaagaggaagacatCCTCTATTTATGGAGTATGTCCTTGTTTTGGCCCTTGTGCCATATAAGAGAGAAAAAGTGTGATGGGTCCTACTTTAAAGGTGGAAAGGAGAGGAACACAACATCCTCTTTGATGTGGAGAAAAAAGGAAGAGGATGAGAAATTGGAAAATGTggcaaaaaataagagaaaatattttacccaatgaaaaaattagaaaaattaaaGAAGAGGAAGCGAAAGCCAGAAGTATTAAAGGAATGGcctcctcttcaatgtggatgctctCACGTTCATAAGCTGCATCATTTTTATTggcgtttttctttttttctttttttaaggaaAACATGTCATTCTTATTGAGTGTTTGTCTCTCGTTTTAGAGAAGAACTATTTAATTTTATGCAAACCCTATAAAAAAAGTTTTAAAGGCTAACCAAaatgataattttttttatattgttAAGCACCATTTTAAATAGTATTCAGTAAAAGTCAACCAAATGTATATGAGCCcaatttctctccatttcctaaaaagaaatgggtagGCAAGTTCTTATGAATGGTTCGGATCGTATTTTGGCAACATTTAATggttctaaatttacgcataaaaataaaggggAAATGAGAGTGAAGgggtaattattatttaaatagattgtgagaggaaatggagaggatccatttccAATATACTTCGTATATATGAATATATGATGGCTAAATAGTGATGGTAAAAGGTGAAAATAGGTGAGTTGTAGGAAAATTATCAGTCCCATAGAGTGGTATTTAAATGGTAATGCATTACCCTATTGATTAGGTGAGTAAACATTTCCTCGAATGTGGGTAACCACCACATTTTGTTCATTTAATTTTCGTGTTTTGATCTCCATCACCCTAGTAATAATTTTTGTAATCTAAGTAAACCCAGACTAATAAAATTGTACTGTGTGACTATGAGAGGGACGAGCCTAAAAATATGAAACAAGTAATTTTGACTCATAATTCAAATGGACAAATATAACTATAACAAATTTAGCTAGGTCGACAAACTTGAATCCGACAAACGAAATTCAAAGTGATGAGACCCAAATTCAATTCATATTTTGCTATATTTATCAATTTCAACTTAACTATAGAAGGAGAGCTATATTAACTATCAAATACATGTTGACAAGCAGTGACGGAGCCAGAAATTAACCCCAACGGAAACGAAATATCTCAGCAGGGGCGAACTGCTAATGGTGTGAGGGGAACACTAAAGAAGTTGTGAAATTTTAATAAAAAACTTTAAAATTTTCGGCCGTCAACGAGGGTGACCGCCCCTGCTAACCCCTTAGATCCACCACTGTTGACAAATACTAAATTCAAATTTTACACAGAGAGCATAATTTTCATGCATGTGATGGATCAAATAATGTAAAATATTCTTAAGATGGAAACTTATGATTCAATTGATTAAAAATATGCTAGTAGAATAGAAGAAGTGGACTGCATGATAGTTGCTCCACGTCTTGAGCTAAGAAGGGGGCTGTACACAGTACACTTGCATCATAAGCCATGACAATACAAGATTAGACCAGATTTATTGGATAACTTGTTATCGTGTCTTTTTCAACATTTTGTCCTTTTTTTGTCCAAGTCACCCAATCCCTCTTTCTTTTGCTCCTACTtgctaataaataaataaatgtaataAAAGGCACCACTTACTTTGAAAAATCCATCATTCTTCATCATCCAATACTAAAACCAACAAAATTCTTCAAACTCAATCATTATTCATAGTCACAACATAAAGGGTGCATATACAAGATTAGTCATTTTTTAAGGTACAAAAGTTGGTCCAATTTCCTCAGCTACTAGCTAGCATACAGGTTTGAATCTTGCCGGCATCAATATCGTTGATAACTTGCAACTAGAGTTCGAATCCCATCTCCAACCAACACATTTCTTCAAATTCAATCATTATCCATAATCACAACATCAAGATTAGTCATATTTGAAGGCAAAAAAGTTGGTGCAAATTCCCTCTACTAGCATACATTCAAATCTCGTCTGCATCAATATCGTGGATAACTTGCGACTAGAGTTCGAATCCCGTCTCCAACCAACAAAAAAGTAACACCATTTAATTTCTCAAAAGAGCTAGTATGATGGATTCCACAAACACAACAATTTATTCTTCGTCTTCATTACTACCCAAAGTTTTGGCATTTCAACTTTGTCAAAGATTGAACCATACACACAAATTCCAAAAGATTCAAACTTTCTCCCTCTTGATTATCCTTTCTCTATTTTCACTATACTTTCTCACCTCAAATTCAATAAATTTCATCtttgtttttgcattttttgTTCTTGTTATCATTTCCCTTACTTTATCTCTTCATCACTCAAGAATTTTCCTTCCACACCCTTCACCAATTCAACTTTCTGTCAACAAACCAACCCAAAATTCTACTAATCATGTTGTTTGGTCAATTGGGTGTGATCAAAAATGGAAAAAAGTTGAGAATTCAGGGTATTTGGTAACATACTTTAACAATGGTGATATATATGAAGGGGAAATACATAGAGGAAATTGTTTAGGAAATGGAGTTTATCATTACTATAAGTGTGGAAAGTATGAGGGTAGTTGGGTTAACGGGAAGTATGAAGGTTACGGTGTCGAAACTTGGTTAAAAGGGAGTAAGTATAAAGGGCAATATAGGAATGGTTTGAGACATGGTTTTGGTGTATACAAGTTTTATATTGGTGATATTTATGAAGGAGAATGGTTAAATGGAAATTGTCATGGTTGTGGAGTTTATGCTTCTAAGGATGGGAGTATGTATGTTGGTCACTTCAAATGGGGTGTCAAGCATGGCTTTGGCCATTACCATTACAGGTACATTTTCTTTccatttttcgtttttttttttttgcacttgTTCGCTCTTTGATATTGTTAGAGTATAAAACCGATCTTGTGACTCCAACCATCAGCTTATTAGAGCCAATGTAACCAAAAGGTCACGCCTTTATTGCTTTAAAACATAGAGAGGTTGTTTTCAAATGACGATATGGGGTTTAAGATGAGCAATCTAGTATGTTACAGTACGTTTTAACGATAAAACTGATTACGCGTGATCATATTCTGTCTAGGCTTCATAAAGCGGTCTGTATACAGTAAATGCAAATAATTCATGAGTGAAAAATGTACTAATGCAGAAATGGAGATGTTTATGCTGGTGAATATTTTGCTGACAAAGTGCACGGATTTGGAGTCTATAAATATGCCAACGGCCACCAATATGAGGGATCATGGCATGAAGGCAGAAGACAAGGCCTTGGTGTTTACACTTTTAGGAACGGAGAGGTCCAATCTGGTTACTGGCAAAACGGCATCCTTGACAATGGTAGCAGTCGAATTGGACTGTCTACATTGCCTTTTCAAGTGTATTCTGGCCAAGTTTCAGATGTTGTCCAGGTATTTATCAGTTCTGCTCCAGACTTCCAGGTGTTATATGATAATGCTAACCCAATGCCTTAAACGCAATCCTGGCTTTGGGTATCTTGAAGGAGGGGTTAAAGAATTCGTAATTCTGATTGAATTCATGTCATTTGTAAATGCAGAAAGCCAGGGAAGCATGTCAGCGATCATATACTGTGGTAACAGCCGGTAATAACCAAGTTAGTAAGGCGGTCGCAGCAGCTGAAAGAGCAGCTAATGCTGCAAGAACGGCTGCAGTAAAAGCAGTTCAGAAAAGGACTCATGAAGAAATCAACACGAAGAAACTTGTCCCATATCACACATTCTAATACTATTACATCTCAGGAAGTCAGgataaaattttgaacattattGCAGCGATCAGCGACAGTTATGACTAGGTCTGTTGTGATCTTTCTGTGTCGGTTCGATTGCTGATAGGTCTAGCATATCTCAATGTACCCCAGCTGAAGCACCAAAGGTGCTGAAGCATAGTCTATCTGATGTGTACTGTTGGAAAGTATAGAACAATTGGTTTTTAACAGTAGTAAATCTGAAACTATTGCATTATTGCTTGTCTATGTAGTTGGATTCAGCATATTGATTCCCGGGATTGTCCAGTTATTATCGGCAACTCTTGAATTGGTAATTTGGTAAGTTTGACAGTCATATGTTAGGAGATACTCACCCTCTTGAGCCTGagttgtggactctttctcctctGTTTGGATATGGCTCaggcccgttgttgaatttaacatcATAGCTACAATTCTTTGCTAAAGTGAGCAATTCTTAATTGAGAATTTCAGATGGACTATTAGTTAAATCCTTATTGCAATTTCTCCAAAGGATTTTCTATGTTTATATGTTCTTATTGGAAGACTCGCGTCCAATCTTGGGTATTAGGCCGACGCTATTCGTAGTGTAAGACTTCGATTTTTTTGTCACTCCTTCCattgtttttttatttatcaTTAACAAAAAGTTTAtatcaaaaacaaataaaaatactACCTAACTGTCTAAGTTGCGACGTCAAAGATAAGATCAATACTTTATTAGGTATAGATGTAAATGAACAAAATGAAAGAAAATCAAATCCATGAAACAAGTTATAATAGTGCATAAACCAATTTTAAATGGTTAAAATAAGCATGTCACGATGATCCAACATGATGTGTAACCAACGATTTAACTCGCATGATAACGTACTATTATACTAATAAGTATTCCGAATTGTTGAGTGACACGCCTAAAATATCGCTActtaagacggccaaattaataatttataagcCACACTTAATACTAATTTAAACTAATTCTAAGACAATTAAAGTAGTAAGAaggggatcgaacccaagagaaggaggGTTTTGCAATGGTGAAATCAAGAGagcaattagaacaattgtgacaaattAACAACAAGTATGTAAaaagtgggggtttgttttggtTGGTTTTCAAAGACAAAATGAAATTCAAATAAGAGTGAACAACAAGTAATCAATCAAACaagttttaagatggaaatttatcaagtttaaggaaaacttaatccgactcaataaaGTGAGGCACTTTAGTTGATGAAACCACTCAatcaatccttctaattaatattattgccTATTAGTGAAATTAATtctccaaattcccttaattagaagtcaaccacaaggaaatcacacttagtaattgacccaacttattaattcctctagtggaaatcacacacatagattaattaacaagaagatgaagCAATAGGAATCTAATAGGTGTAATTACTCACAATGAAAACACAATTAATGAGCAATCACAAATAAATCTCTCAAATGTTAattaaaccaagaagaaatcacattcattagtctaataacaagttgttgcaatatgggattacaaggaaatcacacttaataaacccaacaacatgtaaattaaggaacttggcaAGATTaagtaacaaggaaatcacacttaattaccataatctaacaaggattccaaaattaagcaattaaacacaagagattaagaacaataataataattaaggaaagattaaggagtctTAAACCAACTAAGTAAATCAAGAATAAAAGTGAtgtagagatagagagagagaaaaaaaaaagcgaaaaaaagaTTACAAGCACGGAATTTTAGGGTTCTTACAACATGACGGCTGCTAAAACAAAATCTTCATCTTTTTCACAAAATCAAACGACTAAAAATACTAAAATTAGTAATAAGTTCGATCTCTTATCATCTACGAGTGCAGAAGAATTCCCTGCTCTTACCAAAAATCATGGTCCTTCAAGTGCGGATGTTCAGAAAGAGAAGAGCTTGGGAGAAATAACTGGTATCCCTCCGTTGAATCTGGAGACTTTGGTGGAAGATGCTGCGGAGGAGGATGAGGAGGTGGTGGCTAGTGTGCCTTCTCCTTCTGTCCTGGAGGTTATTGAGGAGGAGCCGCCTGGGATGCTGCAATTCACAGCGGAGGAGGTTAAGAAAGAACTGGACTACTGGCGGAACTCTGTTTGTTGCTTCATCCTAGGGGCTAATCCTCCATGGGAGATTGTGGATGGTTTCATTAGACGATTATGGCGGAACTATCAGGTAGACAAGATCTCGTTCCTTCCTAATGGTGTTTTTCTAGTTCGTTTTAAGACAAGGTTAGCATATGAGGCTGTGATGAAACAGGGTCACTTCCTGTTTGATAACAAACCCCTAATAGTTAAACCTTGAAGTGCTGAACTTGAATTGGTTAAACATGAGGTGAAGTCTGTTCCTGTTTGGGTTAAATTCCATAGGTTGCCCTTGAAATTTTGGGGGAAGGGGATTGCACGTATATCTTCTCTTCTAAGGGAGTTTATAAAATGTGACCCTGCAACTGAGGAGAAGACCAGAATAGGTTATGCACGTGCCATGATTGAAGTAGTTTTTGGGAAAGATTTGCCTGATAAAGTTAGGTTTTTGGATGAACATGGTGAAATTGTTGAAATAGAAGTTGAATTTGAGTGGAAGCCAGTTGTTTGCTCTGGGTGTAAAGGTATTGGGCATAATTCTGTAGACTGCAGAAGGACTAAGAAGAAATCTGTTAACCAAGGAGCAGCTCATAAAACTCAAACCAAGGTTTGGAGGCCTAAACGTAAGCAACCTGAGCCACCACAGCGGCATAGCAAGGTAATACATCCACTACAGAAGGGTAAGGAGATTGCTCAAACCCCTGCTGTGGTTACTTAGCCTGGAACCCAGGTTGAAATCCAGTTGAAAACTCCTGTGGTGTGGCTCAATTCTGGGAAATACACTATGGGTCCTACTCCTATGAGGCCTATTATGAGAATGAGCAGGCAGGAAAGTACAGAAGGAGCATATAGTGTGCATACTTTTGGTCAACATACCTTCTTAGAAGCTCTGAATACCTCAGCAACACCCAAGGAAGGCATTGGGATAAGTGGTAGTGTCTCTCACCCTGGGGTGGGGGATGTATAGCCTTGGGTTCTGGAATGTTAGGGGGCTTAATAATCCTACAAAGCAAAGGCATATAAAATGGTTTATGTATATGAACAAAGTAGGTTTATTTGGCCTCCTTGAGACTAAGGTTAAGGCCTTGTCTCTAAATAGTGTTAAGGGAATTCTCATGGATGGATGGAGTTTGTCGACTAACAATAGATGGCATAAGGGAGGTAGGGTTTGGGTACTTTGGGATCCTACCATTTTTCATGTTGACTTCTGTGATTACTCAGCTCAATGTATCAACATGAGAGTTACTGAAATTGCTACAAATACTGTCTTTAGGTTGTCTATGGTGTATGCTTATAATGATATTATTGGTAGACATGAGTTATGGGAGCAGTTGGAGAATTTTGTTGATACTAGTGCTGAACCCTGAATAGTTTGTGGGGATTTTAACTGTGTTTTGTCTCATTCTGAAAGAGTGGGTGGTAGTAGCAGTGATACTGAAATTGATGAGTTCCAACATTGTTTGACTAGGTGTGGTTTGGTGGATAGTCCAGCAATGGGATCTCTTTTTACCTGGAATAATAAACAAGAGCCTGCTACTCGTGTTTACAGTAGATTAGATAGGGTTCTGATAAATGGTGAATGGAGTACCCTTATGGCAGATATGTATGCTCATTTTCTTCCAGAAGGAGCCTTTGATCATACCCCATGTGTTATAAAATGCAGGAGCCAATTGGCTACACATAATAAACCATTTAAGTATTACAATATGTGGGGTAAAGCTGCTAATTATATTAATGCTCTGAATAGTTGGTGGGATGTACATCACCAGGGTACTAAGATATTTTGGCTTGTTAAAATGCTTAAGATGCTTAAGCTGCATCTCAGGAATTTCAATAAAGAGTTTTTTTGTGACATTGAAAACACCTCTTCCATGGCCTTGAAGAATTTGGAATACATTCAACTTCAAATTGTGAGGAATCCTGGGAATGCAGATTGGATTGCTAAGGAGATTGTAGCTCAACAAGACTATAAGGAGTTACAGGCTGCCTGCActcaatttttaagtaaaaaaGCAAAAGCAGCCTGGATTAAAGATGGAGATTGTAATTCAAAATATTTTCATGGAGTGATTAAAAGTAAGTTCATGAGGAATCAAGTGTTGATGATTAAAGATGTTCATGGAGCTGAATTTGATGATCCTCATGGTATTCATGAAGTTTTCTTAAACTTTTACAAGGATCTTCTTGGTACTACCAAAGAGACTACACCTGTGAATGTGCATATTGTCAGGAAAGGGACAGTTTGTGATTCCAGACACTGGGAGATCCTGCAAAAACCAGTTACAGCTACAAAAATTAAGGAAGCTATTTTCTCTATCCCTGGCCACAAAGCACCTAGCCCTGATGGGTTTTCAAGTGCTTTCTTTAAGGACTCGTGGAGTGTGATAGGAGAGGAAGTTAGTGCTGCTGTTCTGGATGTGTTCAG contains the following coding sequences:
- the LOC141653688 gene encoding uncharacterized protein LOC141653688 — translated: MMDSTNTTIYSSSSLLPKVLAFQLCQRLNHTHKFQKIQTFSLLIILSLFSLYFLTSNSINFIFVFAFFVLVIISLTLSLHHSRIFLPHPSPIQLSVNKPTQNSTNHVVWSIGCDQKWKKVENSGYLVTYFNNGDIYEGEIHRGNCLGNGVYHYYKCGKYEGSWVNGKYEGYGVETWLKGSKYKGQYRNGLRHGFGVYKFYIGDIYEGEWLNGNCHGCGVYASKDGSMYVGHFKWGVKHGFGHYHYRNGDVYAGEYFADKVHGFGVYKYANGHQYEGSWHEGRRQGLGVYTFRNGEVQSGYWQNGILDNGSSRIGLSTLPFQVYSGQVSDVVQKAREACQRSYTVVTAGNNQVSKAVAAAERAANAARTAAVKAVQKRTHEEINTKKLVPYHTF